A stretch of the Capsicum annuum cultivar UCD-10X-F1 chromosome 8, UCD10Xv1.1, whole genome shotgun sequence genome encodes the following:
- the LOC107839614 gene encoding REF/SRPP-like protein At3g05500 (The RefSeq protein has 1 substitution compared to this genomic sequence), producing MAESNPNAQQPEMAKVQSEEEKLKYLEFLQVAMIHAALYVAKVYGYAKENSGPLKPGVQSVEGTVKTVVGPVYDKFHDVPVEVLKFVDRKVDQSVRKIETRVPPMVKQAPAAARSVAADVKSAGVMGAASGLAKTVYAKYEPTAKGLYTKYEPIAEQYAASAWLSLNKIPMVPKVTQAVAPTAAYYSEKYNVMVQQTADKGYKVASFLPLVPTEKIAKVFGTQPVASN from the exons ATGGCTGAATCAAACCCCAACGCTCAACAACCAGAGATG GCTAAGGTTCAAAGTGAGGAAGAGAAATTGAAGTATTTGGAATTTTTGCAAGTGGCGATGATTCATGCGGCGCTCTATGTTGCAAAGGTGTATGGTTACGCTAAGGAGAATTCTGGTCCGTTGAAGCCTGGTGTTCAGTCTGTTGAAGGCACCGTCAAGACTGTGGTTGGCCCTGTTTATGATAAATTTCATGATGTTCCTGTTGAGGTGCTAAAGTTTGTTGATCGCAAG GTTGATCAGTCTGTTCGTAAGATTGAGACTCGTGTTCCTCCTATGGTCAAGCAAGCTCCTGCAGCTGCTCGCTCTGTTGCAGCTGATGTCAAGAGTGCTGGTGTGATGGGAGCTGCATCAGGACTTGCTAAGACGGTCTATGCTAAGTATGAGCCCACAGCCAAGGGACTTTACACCAAGTACGAGCCAATTGCCGAGCAATATGCTGCGTCAGCTTGGCTTTCTCTCAACAAAATTCCCATGGTTCCTAAAGTGACTCAAGCAGTTGCTCCAACAGCTGCTTACTATTCTGAGAAATACAATGTGATGGTTCAGCAAACAGCAGATAAGGGTTACAAGGTTGCTTCGTTTCTTCCATTTGTGCCTACTGAGAAGATTGCTAAGGTGTTCGGTACTCAGCCTGTGGCTTCCAACTAG